A region of Streptomyces sp. NBC_01267 DNA encodes the following proteins:
- a CDS encoding HAD-IC family P-type ATPase has product MTHGPYIDAGSELDPVHPVELPEPARATGLTTAEVAERVARGEVNDVPVRSSRSTAEIVRANVFTRFNAIIGVLWVIMMFVAPIQDSLFGFVIIANTGIGIFQEYRAKKTLDGLAVIGEAKPTVRRDGVPGEISTSELVLGDLIELGPGDKVVVDGETVEADGLEIDESLLTGEADPVHKKPGDPMMSGSFVVAGGGAFTATRVGREAYAAQLAEEASRFTLVHSELRSGISTILKYVTWMMVPTAAGLVVSALVHERHDIKDSIARTIGGIIPMIPEGLVLLTSVAFAIGVIRLARQQCLVQELPAIEGLARVDVVCLDKTGTLTEGGMNVTGLRMLGGADEAYIGRVLGALGASDPRPNASLQAIIDSYPDTAGWRCTQALPFSSARKYSGAAFGESDGETSTWLLGAPDVLLPEHDPALQEIEQLNQEGLRVLLLARAAGGLDDEEVAAGARPAALVVLEQRLRPEAADTLAYFAEQNVAAKVISGDNAVSVGAVAAKLGMPGAQNTIDARRLPTDQEAMAQSLENNSVFGRVTPQQKRDMVAALQSRGHTVAMTGDGVNDVLALKDADIGVSMGSGSEATRAVAQIVLLNNSFATLPSVVAEGRRVIGNITRVATLFLVKTVYSVLLAILVACFQIEYPFLPRHLTMLSTLTIGVPAFFLALAPNRERAKPHFVRRVLRYSIPCGIIAAVATFVVYMIARSYYTGADALTAETSVATLTLFLVSMWVLAIIARPYTWWRVCLVLAMGGAFVLVLVVPALQRFFALKLEGTTMPWTAVGVAAVASLCVEVAWRWVDRRYPG; this is encoded by the coding sequence ATGACGCATGGGCCGTATATCGACGCAGGGTCCGAACTCGACCCCGTCCACCCCGTCGAGCTGCCGGAGCCCGCCCGCGCCACCGGGCTGACCACCGCCGAAGTGGCCGAACGTGTGGCCCGGGGCGAGGTCAACGACGTACCCGTGCGCTCCAGCCGGTCCACCGCCGAGATCGTCCGGGCGAACGTCTTCACCCGGTTCAACGCGATCATCGGCGTGCTCTGGGTGATCATGATGTTCGTCGCGCCGATCCAGGACAGCCTCTTCGGCTTCGTGATCATCGCCAACACCGGCATCGGCATCTTCCAGGAGTACCGCGCCAAGAAGACCCTGGACGGGCTCGCCGTCATCGGCGAGGCCAAACCGACCGTACGGCGGGACGGGGTGCCCGGCGAGATCTCCACCTCCGAACTCGTCCTCGGCGACCTCATCGAACTGGGTCCGGGCGACAAGGTCGTGGTCGACGGCGAGACCGTCGAGGCCGACGGTCTCGAAATCGACGAGTCGCTGCTCACCGGGGAGGCCGACCCGGTGCACAAGAAGCCGGGCGACCCGATGATGTCCGGCAGCTTCGTGGTCGCGGGCGGCGGGGCGTTCACCGCCACCCGGGTCGGCCGTGAGGCGTACGCGGCGCAGCTCGCCGAGGAGGCGTCCCGCTTCACCCTCGTCCACTCCGAGCTGCGCAGCGGCATCTCCACGATCCTCAAGTACGTGACGTGGATGATGGTCCCGACAGCGGCGGGTCTCGTCGTCAGCGCGCTCGTGCACGAACGGCACGACATCAAGGACTCCATCGCCCGCACCATCGGCGGCATCATCCCGATGATCCCCGAAGGGCTCGTGCTGCTCACCTCGGTCGCCTTCGCGATCGGCGTGATCCGGCTGGCCCGCCAGCAGTGCCTCGTCCAGGAACTCCCCGCGATCGAGGGCCTCGCCCGGGTCGACGTGGTCTGCCTGGACAAGACGGGCACGCTCACCGAGGGCGGGATGAACGTCACCGGGCTGCGGATGCTGGGCGGCGCGGACGAGGCGTACATCGGGCGGGTGCTCGGCGCGCTGGGGGCGTCCGACCCGCGGCCCAACGCCAGTCTCCAGGCGATCATCGACTCCTACCCGGACACCGCCGGCTGGCGCTGCACCCAGGCGCTGCCCTTCTCGTCGGCGCGCAAGTACAGCGGTGCCGCGTTCGGCGAGAGCGACGGGGAGACCTCCACCTGGCTGCTCGGCGCGCCCGATGTGCTGCTGCCCGAGCACGACCCGGCGCTCCAGGAGATCGAGCAGCTCAACCAGGAGGGCCTGCGGGTGCTGTTGCTCGCGCGGGCCGCGGGCGGTCTGGACGACGAAGAGGTGGCCGCGGGCGCCCGTCCGGCGGCGCTGGTGGTGCTGGAGCAGCGGCTGCGGCCCGAAGCCGCTGACACCCTGGCGTACTTCGCGGAGCAGAACGTCGCCGCCAAGGTGATCTCCGGCGACAACGCGGTCTCGGTCGGCGCGGTCGCCGCGAAGCTGGGCATGCCCGGTGCGCAGAACACGATCGATGCCCGCCGCCTGCCCACCGACCAGGAGGCGATGGCGCAGTCGCTGGAGAACAACTCGGTCTTCGGCCGGGTCACCCCGCAGCAGAAGCGGGACATGGTCGCCGCTCTCCAGTCGCGCGGGCACACGGTGGCGATGACGGGTGACGGCGTCAACGACGTACTGGCCCTGAAGGACGCCGACATCGGCGTGAGCATGGGCTCGGGTTCGGAGGCGACCCGGGCCGTCGCCCAGATCGTGCTGCTCAACAACAGCTTCGCGACGCTGCCCTCGGTGGTCGCGGAGGGCCGACGGGTCATCGGGAACATCACCCGGGTGGCCACGCTCTTCCTGGTGAAGACCGTCTATTCGGTGCTGCTGGCGATCCTGGTGGCCTGCTTCCAGATCGAGTACCCGTTCCTGCCACGGCACTTGACGATGCTGTCGACCCTGACCATCGGCGTCCCGGCCTTCTTCCTGGCCCTGGCCCCCAACAGGGAACGGGCGAAACCGCACTTCGTACGGCGGGTGCTGCGGTACTCGATCCCCTGCGGCATCATCGCGGCCGTCGCCACCTTCGTGGTCTACATGATCGCGCGGAGCTACTACACCGGGGCCGACGCCCTGACCGCGGAGACGAGCGTGGCGACGCTGACGCTCTTCCTGGTCTCGATGTGGGTCCTGGCGATCATCGCCCGCCCCTACACCTGGTGGCGGGTCTGCCTGGTGCTGGCCATGGGCGGGGCCTTCGTCCTGGTCCTGGTGGTCCCCGCGCTCCAGCGTTTCTTCGCGCTGAAGCTGGAGGGCACGACCATGCCGTGGACGGCGGTGGGTGTCGCGGCCGTCGCCTCGCTCTGCGTCGAGGTGGCCTGGCGGTGGGTCGACCGGCGGTACCCGGGCTGA